One window of the Xenopus tropicalis strain Nigerian chromosome 10, UCB_Xtro_10.0, whole genome shotgun sequence genome contains the following:
- the tmem104 gene encoding transmembrane protein 104 isoform X1, with product MAGDITETGELYSPFVGLVYMFNLIVGTGALTMPKAFANAGWLVSLILIIFLAFMSYMTTTFVVEAMAAANAQLRWKRWEKEEDPDSSESSDSEVPSASGYNRSEIQPILSVQRRGLSDPFEIVERVEMGQMASLFFNKAGVNLFYICIIVYLYGDLAIYATAVPLSLVQVTCFSANGSCSAQAGERNDTDPCWGPIRRIDAYRIYLAVFTLLLGPFTFFNVQKTKYLQILTSLMRWVAFIIMIVLALVRIGKGEGAGHPPLAQVSGIRNLFGVCVYSFMCQHSLPSLVTPVSKKKHLTGLVLLDYALVLAFYSLLCFTAIFCFSSGALMDMYTLNFSGCSPFVPQVIGYFLGLFPVFTISTNFPIIAVTLRNNWKTLFHRDGGTYPWLVDRIVFPLITLVPPVIVAFCTNHLEVLVSITGSYAGNGIQYVIPAFLVFCSRKDNALVYGPGLTNKHSSPFRQVGWVWFVLCWALTCFIYVTANIILTDASL from the exons ATGGCAGGAGATATAACAGAAACAGGGGAGCTCTACTCTCCATTT GTCGGCCTGGTGTACATGTTCAACCTTATAGTTGGCACGGGTGCCCTCACCATGCCAAAGGCCTTTGCCAACGCTGGCTGGTTGGTTAGCTTAATCCTTATCATCTTCCTTGCATTTATGAG CTATATGACAACCACTTTTGTTGTGGAGGCCATGGCCGCTGCCAATGCTCAGCTGCGATGGAAGAGATGGGAAAAGGAGGAG GATCCTGATTCATCAGAAAGCTCCGACAGTGAAGTGCCCTCTGCCAGCGGGTACAACAGATCTGAGATCCAACCTATCCTCTCAGTGC AGCGTCGCGGCTTATCGGACCCTTTTGAGATTGTGGAGCGTGTGGAAATGGGCCAGATGGCATCATTGTTCTTTAATAAAG CTGGAGTGAACCTGTTTTATATTTGCATCATTGTATATCTGTATGGGGATCTGGCTATATATGCAACGGCTGTGCCTCTGTCTCTGGTGCAGGTTACATG CTTTTCTGCAAATGGGTCGTGCTCAGCGCAGGCTGGAGAACGGAATGACACAGATCCGTGCTGGGGTCCTATACGACGCATTGATGCTTACAGGATCTATTTG GCGGTCTTCACTCTGCTCCTTGGCCCCTTTACTTTCTTCAACGTGCAAAAGACAAAATACCTTCAGATCTTAACCTCACTCATGAGATGGGTCG CCTTCATTATCATGATTGTGTTGGCTCTGGTTCGAATTGGGAAAGGGGAAGGAGCCGGCCACCCCCCACTGGCGCAAGTGTCAGGGATCCGGAACCTGTTCGGGGTGTGCGTGTACTCCTTTATGTGCCAGCATTCCTTGCCTTCTCTCGTCACCCCCGTATCCAAAAAGAAGCACCTGACGGGGCTGGTACTGCTGGACTATGCGCTGGTTCTAGCCTTCTACAGCCTGCTGTGCTTCACCGCCATATTTTGCTTCAGCTCCGGGGCCCTCATGGATATGTACACCCTTAACTTCAGCGGCTGCAGCCCCTTTGTCCCCCAAGTGATCGGCTACTTCCTTGGACTCTTCCCAGTCTTCACCATCAGCACCAACTTCCCCATCATTGCCGTAACCCTGCGTAATAACTGGAAAACGCTGTTCCACCGCGATGGCGGGACATACCCGTGGCTGGTTGACCGTATAGTCTTCCCCCTCATCACCCTGGTGCCCCCTGTAATTGTGGCCTTTTGTACCAACCACTTGGAAGTCCTGGTTAGCATCACAGGTTCCTATGCGGGGAATGGCATCCAGTACGTGATCCCGGCCTTCCTTGTCTTCTGCAGCCGGAAAGACAATGCTCTGGTATACGGACCCGGACTGACCAATAAGCACAGCTCCCCATTCCGACAGGTGGGCTGGGTGTGGTTTGTGCTGTGCTGGGCACTTACCTGTTTTATCTATGTCACAGCCAATATCATCCTGACGGACGCCTCACTGTAA